The following proteins are encoded in a genomic region of Coffea eugenioides isolate CCC68of chromosome 6, Ceug_1.0, whole genome shotgun sequence:
- the LOC113775434 gene encoding probable carboxylesterase 15 gives MSGAPLLLCFISLHLHDKTLRVQQHHQNTRAHSQSKMGSLPHIVEDLEGVVQLYSDGSVFRANDVDFNIPIHDDSSIVWRDCQFDNQNHLYLRLYKPVNASTKLPVLYFFHGGGFCVGSRAWPNNHNACLRLASGLQALVVAPDYRLAPEHRLPAAVDDALTSLKWLQARATADGPPAQDTWLHDQAVDFDRVYIMGDSSGGNMAHHLAVQLGPGSPELAPVRIRGYVLMAPFFGGSVRTKSEAEGMPEPILNVEILDRFWRLSLPPGKNADHPLANPFSPFSKNNLESVMFDPVLVIAGEIELLRDRVEDYARRLKEAGKKVEYVEFEGKYHGFFNNDPYSELGDRVLQEIKDWMSKISG, from the exons ATGTCAGGGGCTCCTCTCCTGCTTTGCTTCATTTCTCTTCATCTTCACGATAAAACGCTCCGGGTCCAACAGCACCATCAGAACACGCGCGCACATTCTCAATCGAAAATGGGTTCTCTTCCCCACATCGTGGAAGACCTTGAAGGCGTTGTACAGCTCTACAGTGACGGTTCCGTTTTCCGGGCTAATGACGTAGACTTCAATATCCCAATTCACGACGACAGTTCTATTGTCTGGAGAGATTGCCAATTTGACAACCAAAACCACCTCTATCTCCGCCTCTATAAGCCTGTAAACGCATCCACAAAACTGCCCGTACTATATTTCTTTCACGGCGGCGGGTTCTGTGTTGGCTCGCGTGCTTGGCCTAACAACCATAACGCCTGCCTACGCCTAGCTTCGGGGCTACAAGCCTTAGTGGTCGCACCAGACTACAGGTTGGCCCCGGAGCATAGGCTCCCGGCAGCAGTGGACGATGCACTGACTTCTCTCAAATGGCTTCAAGCTCGGGCAACTGCAGATGGTCCTCCTGCTCAAGACACATGGTTGCATGATCAGGCGGTTGATTTTGACCGGGTTTATATAATGGGCGACTCATCCGGTGGCAACATGGCTCACCATTTAGCCGTCCAGCTGGGGCCCGGCTCGCCGGAGTTAGCCCCGGTTCGCATACGTGGTTATGTGCTGATGGCACCATTTTTTGGTGGCTCGGTGAGGACCAAGTCTGAAGCAGAGGGGATGCCTGAACCAATCCTGAACGTGGAGATTCTTGACAG ATTTTGGAGGCTATCGTTGCCACCAGGGAAAAACGCAGACCATCCGCTGGCCAACCCCTTCAGCCCTTTTAGCAAAAATAATCTTGAATCGGTGATGTTTGACCCAGTGTTGGTGATCGCCGGAGAAATTGAGCTGCTAAGAGATAGAGTGGAGGACTACGCAAGAAGGTTGAAGGAAGCCGGGAAGAAAGTTGAATATGTGGAGTTTGAAGGGAAGTATCATGGCTTTTTCAATAATGACCCGTATTCTGAATTGGGGGACAGAGTTTTACAGGAGATAAAAGACTGGATGTCCAAAATTTCGGGTTGA